The DNA sequence ctaagtaaaataaataaccaTTGTGCTCAAACATACTTAGGATGACGTGTCATTACATATGGAGGATCATGACTGGTGCGGtatttacaaccacacttactaaccggcaagtgcaccgggtcgtaccaagtaataccttacgtgagtaagggtcgatcccacgagaattgatggattaagcaacaatagtgtttgataggattagttagacaaacagaaaatagtgtttggaagttcaaaagcataaaaaattaaagaagagtttgaagacatgcaggtgaataggtgaggaataaaatatgaagaaacagttaaggtttcagagttatctatttttcggattgacttttcttattaactaattttaatcatgtaagatttaattcatggcaaactatttgtgactagaccctaattccttagaccttcctagtctcctctaaaattcatcaactgccaattccttggtcaattgattccaattagagggtgatgatcaaattccagtttatatgccacaagaatcctaattgtccaaaaataaagggattatatgtcacgtatcccgttaaatacaaacaattagaaattcaggataatatgttttcaagctattgttcaagtgaaaagcttttccaagttttacaagaactcaaatagaacatgggttatacttccgttccactcaaattcataaaataaagaacgaaaacaattattgaaatataaatcaaaacatgaattaaaatagaaaaacaataaaatcaatccatacaatagatagagctcctaaccttaacagtggaggtttagttgctcatggaaaagagaaaataaggattgtaaattgggatgGAATGGGATCCTCCCCAGGACCTCTTACAAAGGAAGGAAAGCTTcctccttttataactaatcctaataaatttaaaaatctaatatctaaaactaaaaattaaaataatatcttttcctaatttaagatttgaatttaaatttgaattaattaacagatcttcagttgatgggtggggaccacttgttctgtccattctgcagcttctaatctgtgttttctgggctgaaaattgagttaaaatagcccagaaatcgcccccagcgtttttctgtgttttctgcagatcgctcatgtgacgcgtccgcatcgtccacgcgttcgcgtcaggcacgcgatcgcgtcatttcgatttcctccattccgcgcggtcgcgtgagccatgcgtccgcgtcggtattcgctggtcatctccttggcttcttctctttctctgcagaaactccatcaaattccgccaattgctacctaaaataaacagtattgcacaaaactcaaaatagcatccatagtggctaaaatataattaattcttaattaaattcaacaatttagatgcaaattcactaagaaaagataggaaagatgctcacgcatcacaacaccaaacttaaactgttgcttgtcctcaagcaaccaacactaatataagcttaggatgtgaatttgcatgagaatgagagttcgattaagcccatgtctcttcttatagtggggtttacaactgtaatcctgaacagttttggcatctcactttatcctttgaagttcagaatgattggcatccataggaactcagaattcagatagtgttattgattctcctagttcagtatgatgattcttgaacacagctactttatgagtcttggccgtgaccctaagcattttggtttccagtattaccaccggatacgtaaatgccacagacacataactgggtgaaccttttcagattgtgactcagctttgctagagtccccagttagaggtgcccagagttcttaagcacactctttttgctttggaccacgactttaaccgctcagtctcaagcttttaaattgacaccttcacgccacaagtacatggttagggacagcttgatttagccgcttaggccaggattttattcctttgggtcctcctatccattaatgctcaaagtcttagatcctttttaccctttgccttttagtttaaagggttattggctttttctgcttgcttttttctttttctctttttttttgtctttattttttttaatatatatatatatatatatatatatatatatatatatattttgcaagctttgtgtttttcactactttttcttgcttcaagaatcaattttatgatttttcagattatcaataacatttctctttttcatcattctttcaagagccaacaattttaacattcataaacttcactatcaaaaatatgcactgttcatgtcatgtattcaaaatcacagaaaataccaccacatttaagtaaataagactattcttcaatatagacccactttctcatgcaatatatcactcctgtattttttatttgaaattaagttcagtgagtaatacatgagacatcttttcagaattaaagcaataggaaaactaaactagtcctaggattctaactaataaaggatcatgcaacaaacaaagcaaaataacaggaaaccggaacataacatagaaaaagaggggaggaataaaaaatgaaaggaactcaaccaccttaattatcctagcggtcgctttattcttaaggttgtgctccttcgcgaagatgattcacctcccttttgtactagaaaacctataagcgcagcgtcaacaccaaacttaaaggtttgcttgtcctcaataagaactgaaaatagaagagacaaatattaaaatgaaagaaaaaaataaaaggataagaaaataagagagaattaggattgggagagagagagagagagagagagaaagaaaactgggcggcgcaagcgacgcgttcgcgtcaatgacgcgttagcgtcaggcacgcgatcgcatggatggccATATGTgtaactgacgcgaacgcgtcaatcacgcgtccgcgtgaccagtttagcacacttcttgccccaagctggcacaactctcttcccaaaacgcgatcgcgtcggtgacgcgaccgcgtgaatgacgaaaatcacaaacgacgcgaacgcatgggccACTTCGCTTAgaagttttctgtttattcctatggcaccaaaagggaggcgaatcatcttcactgaggagcacaacctgaagaataaagtgaccgctaggataattaaggtggttgagttcctttcattttttattcctcccctctttgtctatgtatgttccggttttctgctattttgctttgtctgctgcatgatcctttattagttagaatcctaggactagttagAATCCTTTATGTCCAGCCGCATTTTGCAAACCTACTTTGGCAGTCTTGGTCCACCAAGGCAAGACTAATGACCTTGGAAGCTCATCTATATCTTCATGCACCAAGACGCAAACTGTGTTCACAAGGTATGCCAAATGATTCCATTCTCATACATGAACAATTGAATTCCATCTCAATGTCAAAAAAGAATACACGCCACATCTCATTTGGCGTTCAATCCAAACCGACAGAGTAAATCACATAAGAGCTAGTTTGCCTCATATTTATTACCTTCATTGATGCAGCTcgtacaaggattggttgaaaCATATAAAATATTGATAGGGTGCAAACATTGGCAGCACTCCTCTCTAACTGTTGAAAACACATTTGCATACTGGGTCTCCCATTCACAGATGCGTGGTCAGCCTGGACCTCTTTCCACTGAATATGGTCGACACATCGATtaaagtgttgaatgaactcAACCAGATTGTACCTTGAATTGACATACTTTGCAATGATTGAGTTTAATCCCTCGCACCGAGAAGTAGTCCGAAAACCAGCAAAAAACTTCCCTCTTATATGTGCAGTTGCCCATGAATGTCTCTTCTTATACATATCTAGGACCCAACTCTTGTTTTCGACACCAAATCCCTCAACCATTTCAAACCACTTTTGACGAAATATATCAATTTCATAGTTGCCTAGCATACACTTTTTAAACATGGAGGTAAAGTGGGGCTTGCCAATATTACTTGTTGCATTGCGAATCAGATGCCATGCACATAATCTATGATGTGCATTAGGAAACTCTTTCTCAATGGTGAACTTCATTGATAGATCACCATCCGTGATAACCGAAACAGGTGCTTTTCCATTCATTGCCACCTTCATTTGTTGTAGCAACCACCTATATGTGTTTTTTTCCTTGTCGCAAATTAAAGCAGCAGCAAAACTAATCATTTGATTGTGATAATTGACACCAGAAAATACCACCAATGGACACATATATTTATTCCTCTTATAGGTAGCATCAAAAGCCAGCACATCGCCAAATAATGAGTAATCTGCCCTACTGAGACCATCGCACCAGAATAAATTGCGCAAAGTACCATCGGCATCCACGTGAtgattaaaatagagagaaaggtCATTTATTGCTCGATCTTGTAGATACTTCAAAGCTGCATATGCATCACCGGGTAATTGGCGCCTCTACTTTGCTATTTTATTGTACATGTCCCTTTGCGTGAAAGAGAGATACTCGTAGCCACCTGCCTGATTTGCTAATGCTTGATATATCTGCCCAACACTAATCCCACCCTTTTTCATGTTAATCATGTGGCCAATATCAGCCTCGGACATGAATCTATGCCCACGAAGCAATCCAGTCAATCGAGGATCCAAAAGCGGATGACtgtgttcataaaaaaaataagaaataaaccaaCGACCACTAGGTCCATCTAGACGAATCTCCATCATTGCACTGCAGCCACACCTTGTCTCTGGTGTAGGTTTTTTCTTAAAGTTTCCAATGTCATTATTATTTTGTGATCTAAATCCTTCACGATGACATACAAAATTCTTCAACTTAAGTACGCCTGCATGACTCTTCCTAGTCCTATTCTTCCAAGCAATAAAGCCTCTTGTCCTTGTATATCTATTGTAGAACTCAAATGCAATGTCGGCATCAGAAAAGTGAAAATGACATACATCTTCATCCCTGATGTTCCAAAATTCAATCATCACAATGTCTTCGAGTGAGTCAATGTTATACCCTTCATCAAAGCCGTGATCATCGAACATTGGTTCCACATTTGTGACTTTCTCATCCATATAATCCCCATCAACTTTATCGTGTTTTTCTTCCTCCTGCTCATACTAATCATATGATATATGCTCACTATTAATCCCTTCATGAGAAAATTCCTGACCCATTACTTTCTGAACACAAATACacaattcaaaataaaacttaagtttGTACATAAATTggcaaaaatgataaaaataaatatttttaaaatagagacCAAATTCTTTATATATCATGCACATATTTATGCCAATTTGCCAATTTGAGCGATCAACATTTGAGCGATCATGCACATATTTATGCCAAATTCCTTATTGGAACTCTAAAACTAGTGATCAACATTAATACAAATTGAGAATGCTTGTTGCATCAAAGTAGCGATAAAATAACTCATTTTGTGTATTCACTTGAAACTCATCATAGCATAAAATCTGGCTCCCACTACTCACTTTAGATTCATTCCCTCAACACATCAAATCATAGGATGGACTGTGATCCCATTTTAATTGGCCACCCACTGTATCATCATATAATGATGGGGTGATGAGTCCTAATGCAAGCACATAAAAAAAACACTGCACAAATATGTCTCTTCTCTATAGTTGGGGACTATTATGCTAGAAGCTTACACTTTCATACATTAAAGTTCAGAGTTTGATAACTTATAATTACTTACCTGAAGTGAGGTCACGTAAGGAGTGGTCAACAGAATCCTGATCATCCAAGAAAGAAGAAAGCAGTGGTAGAGTTTCGCAAACACAAACCCAAATCAACTAATATTAATTCTAAGATCATATAACTGAAACACATAGCACAACCATGCTAAAATAAACTTGAACTCAAGAAAACAGAACTAAAAATCAGGTTTATTTTTTCGTTTTCTCAAACTCATtaatctaaataataataataataatccacaTTTGCTAATTTGAGCAAATTATGCAAAACTAAAAAGCAGGTTTATTTTGTCGTTTCTCAAACTCGTTAATCTAAATAATGGATAAGGAAAAGGGGATAATTAAAGAAATCATTCAAATGGTGACAACcaataataatagtaattgttAATTCTCAATTCTCACCATCCATAAAAGGAGAAGATCATAATTTTAGCTTTATGGAGTtatggttagttagttacttggaTACAAATGCCGATTAGACAGTCAATTCGGTAAATTTTCTATTTCAGCtgccaattaaaagaaaaaaataaaagaaaataaaattaaaaaaagcaagAGTTGCTTAAACCAAATGAGAATTAGATTTCGAaacaaatgaagaaaagataACATAAACACAGGATTGAGAGAAAAATCTGACAACGGAAGACATTTAAAACAATTTCCATTGATGCAGCGGAacaaataataattcaaaaagtAGCCAGGTAGAAGATATGGTCATAACTCTCATCCTTTAGTAGTAATTTAAACAACTGAGGACACTGCAAAGTCCATAATGATTTAGCATACTAGTAAAACATATCTTCAAAATTGTGAAATTTCATTATTAAATCTTTTCTATGAACTCTCTGTCAATATTAAAATTTTCACAAATCTAAACCATTGTTTAAGTgctatacatattttttaaatcagTTTCTCTCAGCGCTCACTAGGTTTAAAATGGCATCAGTAATTCCCATCTAAATGAAGCAAAGGCAAACAAATCAACCAGATAAATATCATGTCCAGCATATGGCAGCAACATCACTAAGACAGATGCAACAACAGTTGATTACTTCATTTCATTCCAGAAACAATTGACCAAAATTACAAACAAATGAATAAAAGGTTAAAGGTTTCATATGGCCAAGCAATTAATTACTTCACTTCAACCATGTATTAAGATGCAGAATGAAGATATAATATATATCAACTGAGACATCACAAACCCCAATGGGTATGAAAAACTGTTAAGTTATAATGCTTGGCACAGTTCATTTTATGGTTGATAATAAGAAAGCATAAACAAAAAACTGTTAAGTTCTAGATATTATATTTTACCACCAATAATAGCCTTAGCATACACGTGTCTTACGTAGTCAATAAAATCCTAGATACATTGAGGACTCTGCATTTGTACACGCGGAAATTATAGGATGTGTTTACTCATACAATATGAATATGAAtggaaaactttaaaaaaaagctCCAGACTTGAGAAATTCAACATCTTACTCTTCTCCATCAGGTTCATTTATCAAGCGTAAGAAATCAGTAAATCAAATCAATGCATTAAACCAGAAAGTTAACATTCAGAAATTTAAACTATATACGTCATAACTTTATGCTAATAGATTCAATATTATGACTCCTAGTGCTTCCTAAGTATTAAGATTATCAATTCTACTCAGATAAGGAAGCCATTAAGAGAAGGGAAGAGTTAAAAAGTGGTGACACTACAAGAAACATCGTTAAAATCGACGACCAAATTGAATTCGACAGCAAAATAGACGGCGGAGGTGGTCACTATTAAGcttgtcgatttttcaaaattttaataaaatcgacggcttgcCTAGCCGTCGATAATAACCAAATAAAATCGACAGTGTTTCTGTCTAAAATATGAGTTTGAGAATTTTACATTGTTACTAAAATCGACAACGttgccgtcgatattattatataaaatcgacgccatttctgtcgatatttgattcaataaaatcgacgatgtttttgtttataatatgattaataaaattgaCAATGTTGccgtcgatatttgattcaataaaatcgacacagttgccgtcgatttaattatttagataccGACAAATTctttatctatattttattttttttctattttaattttaaaaagcgaCAGCTTTACCATCGATTCTAATAgttatatgttttaattattttttctatttgaaaaatagtaaacaattaatgcaaataaaattttaaatatagaaataaaatttatacagaatattagataataagacaaataaacttttaaatataaaaataaaatttatactaaatattagataatgagtttacaaatttatcaaaataataaataattttctaacataaggactcaagacaagataaataactaaaattatacttatatttgtttaaattgcaatccactaataatacaaaatattcaaaataatcaaaataaaacctATCAACTTGGTGCTACACCATTGCTGGAAACAACGGATCACAATAGAATTGGAGTAACTTGTTCACTCAGACTCAATCACCTCATTGATTGAGTGCCCACTGTAGGTATACATAGTAAGTagtaacaccaatattttatataaaaatatcatacCAATTCTTCTTCCTTGCTGGTTGAAGAAATTCCAAGTTTCCACAAGAAATTCCAAGTTTCCAAATGATGAGGCTCCTCAAATCACTGCTATATACAATACTAGGCTATTTGCTACTAGTCACACCATTTCTGTACTCCCTTCAGAGCTCCATCTTCAACTGATTCGATTGCAGAGGTACTGTATCACAATCTAGTTGTTAAATTCAAAggtaatttaacaaaaaataaaaataagaaaaccaTATTTAGAATTTCCATGCTCTcatgacacatttaataataGCCTTGTACTTGTCTAAGTGATACAAATGTATTAATTTGCtaagataagaaaatatagaTAAGCAAATAATTTATACTTTCACCATGAATGGTTTACACAAGTATAGATAAGCATGCATAATATTTTAATGTTAATAACTATGACTgctaaaaaaagataaaacaaaagaGAAGGGACATACAGAAAGTAAgggagaattttttaaaaataatattaataaagtataatttttatattttatttaattatatatattactatttaaaGAGTTAATCCCTTACACAATATGTTTGCCGCATAACAAATCTGGTTCCTTTCTTGTTATATTGATATATATATGCCAGAAGTCAAATAAACATGAAAGACACTTTGCAGTCCATGCTACAAATAGACTTAAGTTATAAGTTTTAAACTGAAAGGATATATATTTCTATCCTCTTTATAACATGAAAGCAAGAGGACTTGCCAAAGGAGTTAAATTAGAATGTCAAATCTAACATTTCAAATGCATGAGGCTTTTTTTCTTCATCAGGTACAACAAATATTCCAAGATGCAGAGCCAGAGAATGCTCTAGAAGATGTGATAGATAAGAACCTTGAAGCAAACTATCCCATTGAATATGTGCTCAAGGTAGCAGAGATAGCAGGTCGGTGCTTGCAAGAAGATCCAGTAGAAAGGCCTGAAATGAGGGACTTGGTTGGAGCACTGTCACAGATAGTGTTGAACTCCATAGAATGGGAAGCATCACTTGGTGGAAACAGCCAAGTCTTCAGTGGTGTCTTTACTGGAAGATGAACAACACAACACAACTCACTCTCTTTCTCTTGTAATTATTGATCTTATTATGGTTTACATGTATAAGCACATGATTTTATATGACAAGAAATAGATGAACATATTGGTAGCTAACCAAAAAACAATACAAATATCAGTATATGAATACTTTTTACAGATGaaacgaaagaaaaagaaagaaagggaaggaaTGGCGCCAACCTTGTGAATGGAATCCAGGGAATGAAAGTGGCGGGATTAGAATAGAACTAGAAATGCTGAGATCATAGTTTAGATGCTGCCGGTACATTCAACAGAATGATCCACTCCTCCATTGGTCATTTCAGCCATTATCTGTTGAGCAATATTAACATCTTAGTCTTTCTTCcctgaaaatataaataattatgcaGAAAAACTTAGAATGAACCTCTTTTATAGGTTTGTTATGATCTTTTGGGTTCACAAATTCATTAACCCCAAACTTCTTAGCTGCCAACAATAGTAAATGAGAAAATACCATCAATAAGTGAATACAATTTGTAGATTTAGGAATTTTCTCACATTAATACAGGCAGAGAATATTAGTCAAGATTCAAGAGCACTTAAATATATAAAGATGAATCTAAAATCTGAAAACTTCAATTCAATAGCAAAGTCAATACATTAAAATTGATATCCGCTCAAGCCAGGGGAACTTATTATCTTGCAATACAAAGGTACCCTGCAGCAAGTAGCAAACGAATACCATGACCATCCATTCCAATCTAAAACCATATAACAAACACACCACCAAATGAATACAGCTCTAATTTGAACTCACTCTATGGTTTGTTTTCAAGTTGTCGATTTGCTTCTTAAAGAGCTCAGTCCAAAAATCCTTGCAGATGAACTTTATGGCTTTTAGATGATCACTGAATCGCGGTCGCTCCATGGTGTACCTGACCAGTCACCAGAGTATGTTTAAACACACCAACACTTTCCTCCAATTCATTAAAATTTCATGATCAAACCATTATAAATAGTCATTAAGTAAAACTATATAGAGAAGCAGAATCATGAATCATAGTTAAAAGGCTTAATTTATTGGTGCATCTTAATTTGCAAGTTAACTTTCTAGATCGGTCCAACTAGTGTTAATGAATTTGGCGACAGATCTACATCCAGAATCAAAACACCTTATTCTTGATTTTATAATAAGGCTAGcaccttatttaaataaaataaataatcaaaacacGTTATTCTTGCAACAAAACAACATAAAATATCAACAATTTAGTCAAGTAGTTTCCAAACAAAATCAGCAGCAATGTTCAGCAATTCAGATTAACAATCTAAATATTTCTCAGCTATTCAGAATCAAAACCTAATATAATCAAAACCTAAAAATTCACTAATCAAAAAACAAATCTcactaaactaattactaaaatcaaactaactaaacaaaattaattgaatttaacataaattaaaagaattttgaaaccaaaacctGGAAGCATTGACTGTAGGAGATGATGGCTGCGGCACTGAGAAGATATGCGAGCCAGAACTGAGGGTGgataaaaggagagagagagagagagagaggtgtggCGGTGGTGGGGCAGACGCTGCTACAGGTGGCACCGCGCGTGCTGGAGCTCACCTGAGACAAAGAGAACAAGAGTTTGAGCTTGATTTGTTCTGCGAACGAAAAAGAACGAGAGAAACAAGGGCTGTGTTCTACTGGTTCAGTGTTTAAAAGAGATGAGAAGAATGAGAAGGTAGCTCCGGTGGTTAGGGTGGCCGGCGGTGGCGCTGTGAGtgaggaaaggagaagaagaaactcGTGCGACAGAGAGAAGAAGCAGCTCGTTGAAGGAGAGAGGATCAAGCTCGTTTGATTTGTGattttgtgtgtgtgtgaaagAAGCTCGATAGGGGGCGCGGGGTTGGTGTTTTTAGCCATAAAAATCGACGGTatatttgttgattttaatttgaaaaagaagcaaCGTCTTTAGCgtctattttatacattaaattcaCACTATTTATTTGGTTTCCAAAAGCGATTTGGACTGTTTAAATTTATTAACGGAAAGgttgtcgatattttaaatataaaaatagacgTCATGTtcgtcgattttaaaataaaagtatttttgacTCCTATTTCGCCGACAATATGACGATAGTTAAAAGGGATTTAATGCATCATCAAAAAATCGACGATCAGGCTgtcgattttattattttatttttaattatttttttaaactatcgACAGCAAGCCATCGAAAAATATTGACAGGAGAGATAGCCGTTAATTTTTTGCGTCGATAAATACGCTTTTTCTTGTAGGGTGAGAGAGGCATACATCAATGGTCTCACCCGTACCAAGAGAATCAGTCAGGTATCTATTTCACCCGGAAGAGTGTTGCTTGGCGGGGTTGGCAACGTGTTGCGTGGCGGCGGCAGCAGCAGGTTGCGCGGCAGCGGAAGCAGGTTGCAGCGGCGATGATAAGCGAACAAGAGATACAACAAAGGAAGAGGATGAGAGAATGACAGTAATTGAAAGAGGAGAAAAAATCCTATTAGACCAAATGCTTCTCTTCTCTAA is a window from the Arachis hypogaea cultivar Tifrunner chromosome 17, arahy.Tifrunner.gnm2.J5K5, whole genome shotgun sequence genome containing:
- the LOC112763780 gene encoding protein FAR1-RELATED SEQUENCE 5-like — protein: MDEKVTNVEPMFDDHGFDEGYNIDSLEDIVMIEFWNIRDEDVCHFHFSDADIAFEFYNRYTRTRGFIAWKNRTRKSHAGVLKLKNFVCHREGFRSQNNNDIGNFKKKPTPETSHPLLDPRLTGLLRGHRFMSEADIGHMINMKKGGISVGQIYQALANQAALKYLQDRAINDLSLYFNHHVDADGTLRNLFWCDGLSRADYSLFGDVLAFDATYKRNKYMCPLVVFSGVNYHNQMISFAAALICDKEKNTYRWLLQQMKVAMNGKAPVSVITDGDLSMKFTIEKEFPNAHHRLCAWHLIRNATSNIGKPHFTSMFKKCMLGNYEIDIFRQKWFEMVEGFGVENKSWVLDMYKKRHSWATAHIRGKFFAGFRTTSRCEGLNSIIAKYVNSRYNLVEFIQHFNRCVDHIQWKEVQADHASVNGRPICVLVHEDIDELPRSLVLPWWTKTAKVGLQNAAGHKGF